In Brevundimonas subvibrioides, a genomic segment contains:
- a CDS encoding fatty acid desaturase gives MSPTRQTLIGLTLALLIVGGWMTLHVWGVFFQSLSWPAVALAPLLILAQSWLGAGMFIVAHDSMHGSLAPGRPRLNAAIGQLCVGAYAAFSYRTLNLCHHQHHRTPGSATDPDFHAERPEAFGPWFVAFFTRYFGLRELLIVSAVVAVYLFVLKANALNMMLFWGLPAIVSALQLFVFGTWLPHRHEKSGTGFIDRHNARTLPMPWILSLLTCFHFGLHHEHHTSPTTPWWRLPSLKAQPVRPASTEPV, from the coding sequence ATGAGCCCGACCCGCCAGACCCTAATCGGCCTGACTCTGGCGCTGTTGATCGTCGGTGGGTGGATGACGCTGCATGTGTGGGGCGTCTTTTTCCAGAGCCTTTCGTGGCCCGCGGTGGCCTTGGCCCCGCTGCTGATCCTGGCCCAGAGCTGGCTGGGTGCCGGGATGTTCATCGTCGCCCACGATTCGATGCATGGTTCGCTGGCCCCCGGGCGACCCCGCCTGAATGCGGCGATCGGACAGCTGTGCGTGGGAGCCTATGCGGCCTTCTCATACCGCACCCTAAACCTCTGCCACCACCAGCATCACCGCACGCCCGGCAGCGCCACCGACCCGGACTTTCACGCCGAACGGCCCGAGGCCTTCGGTCCCTGGTTTGTCGCCTTCTTCACCCGCTATTTCGGCCTGCGCGAACTCCTGATCGTCAGTGCGGTAGTGGCGGTGTATCTGTTCGTCCTGAAGGCAAACGCGCTGAACATGATGCTGTTCTGGGGCCTGCCCGCGATCGTCAGCGCTCTACAGCTGTTCGTCTTCGGCACCTGGCTGCCCCACCGGCACGAGAAGTCCGGGACTGGCTTCATCGACCGCCACAATGCGCGGACCCTGCCGATGCCGTGGATCCTGTCGCTCCTGACCTGCTTCCACTTCGGCCTGCACCACGAGCACCACACCTCCCCGACGACGCCCTGGTGGCGGCTACCGTCGCTGAAGGCTCAACCCGTCAGACCCGCGTCCACAGAGCCTGTCTAG
- a CDS encoding phytoene/squalene synthase family protein has product MTADAVLAASKASITKGSRSFRSASRLFDPAVREDAWLLYAWCRACDDEIDGQDHGFAHEALSVEEQKRRLARLYDMTRRAMSGEPMSDPTFAAFQRVAIRHRLPERWAMDMIDGFAMDVEHRDYVTLDDVMAYCWHVAGVVGVMMARVMGVTDPEVLRRAQDLGLAFQLTNISRDVIEDAEGGRLYLPADWLVEAGLEPTAEAVAATHNRETVHRVTQRLLAVAEPYYDSARDGLRGLPFRSSMAIAAARGVYREIGRKVRRGGPGVWKRRVSVGRAMKLWLFGRGALIAVWTQTLDRGKAPPPRQALWTRV; this is encoded by the coding sequence GTGACCGCAGACGCTGTCCTCGCCGCCTCGAAGGCTTCGATCACCAAGGGGTCCAGGAGTTTCCGCTCTGCCTCGCGGCTGTTCGACCCGGCGGTGCGCGAGGATGCCTGGCTGCTCTATGCCTGGTGCCGGGCCTGTGACGACGAGATCGACGGCCAGGACCACGGCTTTGCCCATGAGGCGTTGAGCGTCGAGGAGCAGAAGCGTCGGCTGGCGCGCCTTTACGACATGACGCGGCGGGCCATGAGCGGCGAGCCGATGTCGGACCCGACGTTCGCCGCCTTTCAGCGCGTGGCCATCCGCCACCGCCTGCCGGAGCGCTGGGCCATGGACATGATCGACGGCTTCGCCATGGACGTGGAACACCGCGACTATGTCACCCTGGACGACGTCATGGCCTATTGCTGGCATGTGGCAGGAGTGGTCGGCGTCATGATGGCGCGGGTCATGGGTGTGACGGACCCCGAGGTTCTGAGGCGCGCCCAGGATCTGGGCCTGGCCTTCCAGCTGACCAACATCTCGCGCGACGTGATCGAGGATGCCGAAGGCGGTCGCCTCTATCTGCCCGCTGACTGGCTGGTCGAGGCGGGCCTTGAACCCACGGCCGAGGCCGTCGCTGCCACCCACAATCGCGAGACCGTCCATCGGGTGACGCAGCGGCTGCTGGCGGTGGCCGAGCCCTATTACGACAGCGCGCGCGATGGTCTGCGTGGCCTTCCGTTCCGGTCGTCGATGGCGATCGCGGCGGCGCGGGGTGTCTATCGCGAGATCGGCCGCAAGGTCCGGCGTGGCGGGCCGGGCGTCTGGAAAAGGCGCGTTTCGGTCGGGCGGGCGATGAAGCTCTGGCTGTTCGGTCGGGGGGCCTTGATCGCCGTCTGGACCCAGACCCTGGATCGCGGCAAGGCCCCGCCGCCTAGACAGGCTCTGTGGACGCGGGTCTGA
- a CDS encoding phytoene desaturase — MRDLTAKRAVVIGAGFGGIALAIRLQRAGIQTTLLEMRDKPGGRAYVWKEQGFTFDAGPTVITDPDCLKELFDGTGSQLSDYVDLMPVDPFYRLCWEDGTHFDYNDDQVAMERQIAAFNPDDVEGYNRFHAYSEELYQEGYLKLGAVPFQSFGSMLQAAPELIRLEAWNSVHTMVARHIKDPHLRQAFSFHTLLVGGDPFKTSSVYGLIHALERRGGVWFARGGTSALINGLVKFFQDLGGDFRLNSPVERIETEGDRATGVTLASGEVIPADMVASNADVVNTYAKLLGRTPRGKSRARSLKSKRFSMSLFVLHFGTSQPQPQLAHHTICFGARYRELISEIFSGPTLPDDFSLYLHAPCATDPSMAPEGMSSHYVLSPVPHLGAADIDWDVKGPEYREKIIDYLEERYIPNLRRDLVTTRIWTPKDFKTDLDAHLGSAFSLEPILTQSAWFRPHNRDDVIPNLYIVGAGTHPGAGIPGVVGSAKATAGLMLDQGQTVR; from the coding sequence ATGAGAGACCTTACGGCAAAACGCGCGGTGGTGATCGGGGCCGGTTTCGGCGGCATTGCCCTGGCCATCCGGCTGCAGCGGGCGGGCATCCAGACGACGCTGCTGGAGATGCGGGACAAGCCGGGCGGCCGTGCCTATGTCTGGAAGGAGCAGGGTTTCACCTTCGACGCCGGCCCGACCGTCATAACGGATCCGGATTGCCTGAAGGAACTGTTCGACGGCACGGGCTCGCAGCTGAGCGACTACGTCGACCTGATGCCGGTCGATCCCTTCTACCGGCTGTGCTGGGAGGACGGCACTCACTTTGACTACAACGACGACCAGGTCGCCATGGAGCGCCAGATCGCGGCGTTCAATCCCGACGACGTCGAGGGATACAACAGGTTCCACGCCTATTCCGAAGAGCTCTATCAGGAAGGCTATCTGAAGCTGGGGGCGGTCCCGTTCCAGTCGTTCGGATCGATGCTGCAGGCCGCGCCCGAGCTGATCCGGCTTGAAGCGTGGAACAGCGTCCACACCATGGTCGCGCGGCACATCAAGGACCCGCACCTGCGCCAGGCCTTCAGCTTCCACACCCTGCTGGTGGGCGGCGATCCCTTCAAGACCAGCTCGGTCTATGGCCTGATCCACGCGCTCGAGCGGCGCGGCGGGGTCTGGTTCGCCCGGGGTGGAACGAGCGCCCTGATCAACGGTCTGGTGAAGTTCTTTCAGGACCTGGGGGGCGACTTCCGCCTGAACAGCCCCGTCGAGCGGATCGAGACCGAAGGCGATCGGGCCACGGGCGTCACCCTGGCCAGCGGCGAGGTCATTCCGGCCGACATGGTGGCCTCGAACGCCGACGTCGTGAACACCTATGCGAAACTGCTGGGCCGAACACCGCGCGGAAAATCCAGGGCCAGGTCACTGAAGTCGAAGCGGTTTTCCATGTCGCTGTTCGTGCTGCACTTCGGCACGTCGCAGCCCCAGCCCCAGCTGGCCCACCACACCATCTGTTTCGGTGCGCGGTATCGCGAACTGATCTCCGAAATCTTCTCGGGGCCGACGCTCCCGGACGACTTCTCGCTGTATCTGCACGCCCCCTGCGCCACCGATCCGTCGATGGCCCCCGAGGGCATGAGCAGCCACTACGTCCTGTCGCCGGTTCCGCATCTGGGGGCCGCAGACATCGACTGGGACGTGAAGGGGCCGGAATACCGCGAGAAGATCATCGACTACCTGGAGGAACGCTACATCCCCAACCTGCGCCGCGATCTGGTGACGACGCGAATCTGGACGCCCAAGGATTTCAAGACCGATCTGGACGCGCACCTGGGCTCGGCCTTCTCGCTGGAGCCGATCCTGACGCAGAGTGCCTGGTTCCGGCCGCACAATCGCGATGACGTGATCCCGAACCTCTATATCGTCGGGGCCGGCACCCATCCGGGTGCGGGCATTCCAGGTGTGGTCGGCTCGGCCAAGGCGACGGCCGGCCTCATGCTGGACCAGGGGCAGACTGTCCGGTGA
- the crtY gene encoding lycopene beta-cyclase CrtY produces the protein MAHSDHDLILVGGGLASSLIAWRLAMDRPDLRVAVVERDGRLGGKHTWSFFDGDISAEDRAWLAPATPHRWTGGYEIYFPGLSRSMKTPYNSMTSERLHAAVAPLLGDRLIAGEAVAVSTDRVTLSDQTVLRARGVIDARGPSPTPHLDLGWQLFLGQTVRLTEPHGLTRPTIMDATVAQGDAYRFVYLLPFDERTVLIEDTYYVDGARLDREVIRDRIDAYVRSRGWTVEAVLDEEEGILPIALDGDIDAFWAEEPTVARAGLAAALFHPTTGYSLLDAVATARLIADAADVSSAGLRTLMENHSKQVWADRAFYRLLDRMLFRAAEPKDRWRVMRRFYGLSEPLVRRFYAGRSTTLDKARILTGKPPVPIHRALRQLRETRPGRPV, from the coding sequence ATGGCCCATTCCGACCATGACCTGATCCTTGTCGGCGGCGGGCTGGCGTCCAGCCTGATCGCCTGGCGACTGGCCATGGACCGGCCGGATCTGCGCGTGGCCGTGGTCGAGCGGGATGGGCGTCTGGGCGGCAAACACACCTGGTCATTCTTCGACGGCGACATCTCGGCCGAGGACCGGGCCTGGCTGGCCCCGGCGACCCCGCATCGATGGACCGGCGGTTACGAAATCTATTTCCCCGGCCTGAGCCGGTCGATGAAGACACCCTACAACAGCATGACGTCCGAGCGGCTGCATGCGGCTGTCGCCCCCCTGCTGGGCGACCGGCTGATCGCGGGCGAAGCGGTGGCCGTGTCGACGGACCGCGTGACCCTGTCGGACCAGACTGTCCTGCGTGCCCGGGGGGTGATCGACGCACGCGGGCCGTCCCCCACACCGCATCTGGACCTGGGCTGGCAGCTGTTCCTGGGCCAAACGGTGCGGCTGACGGAGCCGCACGGACTGACCCGGCCGACGATCATGGACGCGACGGTCGCGCAGGGCGACGCGTACCGGTTCGTCTATCTGCTTCCCTTCGATGAGCGGACCGTGCTGATCGAGGATACCTATTACGTCGACGGAGCCCGGCTTGACCGCGAGGTGATCCGGGACCGGATCGACGCCTATGTCCGATCGCGGGGCTGGACGGTCGAGGCGGTGCTGGACGAGGAAGAGGGAATCCTGCCGATCGCGCTGGACGGCGACATAGACGCCTTCTGGGCCGAGGAGCCGACCGTCGCACGCGCCGGTCTGGCGGCCGCGCTGTTCCATCCCACGACAGGCTATTCCCTGCTGGACGCCGTCGCGACGGCGCGACTGATTGCGGATGCAGCCGACGTGTCGTCCGCAGGGCTGCGGACGCTGATGGAAAATCACTCTAAACAGGTCTGGGCGGACCGCGCCTTCTATCGCCTGCTGGACCGGATGCTGTTCCGCGCGGCCGAGCCCAAAGATCGCTGGAGAGTCATGCGCCGGTTCTATGGCCTGTCCGAGCCGCTGGTGCGGCGCTTCTACGCAGGACGGAGCACGACGCTGGACAAGGCGCGCATCCTGACCGGAAAACCACCCGTGCCCATCCATCGCGCGCTGCGACAGCTGCGTGAAACCCGCCCAGGAAGACCAGTATGA